TGCCGCTCGGGTAGGGTAGCGGTTGCGCATCCCGGGTTACGCTCTTGCCGAGGCTCTCCATATCCAGCTGCTGCAGCCACGCCGGGAACTTGGCCAGGCGCTGGGCGTAGGGCAGTACTGCCAGGCTGCCGGCACCCCAGCATTGGCGATACCAGAAGTGGATCAGTGCCATCAGCACCGGCAGGTTCTGTGCAAAAGCCGCTTCCGCAAAATGAGTATCCATGGCATGGGCGCCCTTCAGCAAATCACTGTAGGCGTCAAAGCCGCAGGCCAGTGCGATGGGCAAGCCGATGGCCGACCACAGCGAGTAGCGTCCACCCACCCAGTCCCACATGGGGAAAATATTCTGCGCCGCAATGCCAAAGTCCTGCGCCGCCACCAGGTTGCTGCTCACCGCAACAAAGTGTTTTTCAAGGTCAGATTCGGCACAGCCAGCATTGAGTACCCACTGGCGCGCGGAGAGGGCGTTCTGGCGGGTTTCCAGGGTGGAGAAAGACTTGGAGGCGACGATGAACAGGGTCTCGTCAGCGGGCAGCGAGGCGAGGGTATCACTCAGGTCGGCACCGTCGATATTGGCGACGAAGTGCACAGTAAGACCCTCTTTGTGCCAAGGGCGCAAGGCTTCGCAGACCATGCGTGGACCCAGGTCGGAGCCGCCGATGCCGATGTTGACCACATGGCGGATGCGCTTGCCGCTGAAGCCCGTCCAGTGGCCACTGTGGACCTGTGCGACGAACTTCTCCATCTGCACACGGCAGTCCGCTACCGCCTGCTCGTGCTCGGTGCCGGGCGCTCCCTGAAAGCGCAGGGCGGTGTGCAGTGCCGGGCGATGTTCGGTGTTATTGATGGTGGCGCCGCTGAACAGTGCCTGGATGCGCTCTTGCAGATGTGCGGTATCGGTATATCCCAGCAACAGTTGCCGTGTTTCTGCACTGAGCAGGTTCTTGCTGTAGTCCAGATAGATGCCCGCAGCCTCGGCACTGAAGTCCTGGGCGCGGTCTGCTGACGACGCGAACAGATCTCGGAGCGACCAGCGCTGCTGGTCCTTGTGCTGCTGTAATTTTGCGATGGCGGCGGACAGGGGGAGAGCATCCATGATCAAAGATTCTTTGCTGATGGTGAGAAAGGAAAGGCGCAAATATTAGCGACAATTGGCCGGTGCGGCCAGTTTGGCTGACAAATCCGCTGGCTTTGGGGGACGCTGTATAGCGAAGTGACAATAGAATGCTGTGTGTACTGGTATCGGCTAGAGGAAGCGGTATTTAGGCGAAGAGCGGTCTGTGC
The nucleotide sequence above comes from Microbulbifer salipaludis. Encoded proteins:
- the pgi gene encoding glucose-6-phosphate isomerase, with translation MDALPLSAAIAKLQQHKDQQRWSLRDLFASSADRAQDFSAEAAGIYLDYSKNLLSAETRQLLLGYTDTAHLQERIQALFSGATINNTEHRPALHTALRFQGAPGTEHEQAVADCRVQMEKFVAQVHSGHWTGFSGKRIRHVVNIGIGGSDLGPRMVCEALRPWHKEGLTVHFVANIDGADLSDTLASLPADETLFIVASKSFSTLETRQNALSARQWVLNAGCAESDLEKHFVAVSSNLVAAQDFGIAAQNIFPMWDWVGGRYSLWSAIGLPIALACGFDAYSDLLKGAHAMDTHFAEAAFAQNLPVLMALIHFWYRQCWGAGSLAVLPYAQRLAKFPAWLQQLDMESLGKSVTRDAQPLPYPSGSVIWGAEGSNGQHSFHQLLHQGTDMIPADFVAIKQPTSELVEQHQWLLSCCLSQSQALLKGKSLAEARKELEASGHTHKEVHQLAPHKVVPGNRPSNTLIVEKLDPFHLGSLLALYEHKVFTFGCLLDINPFDQWGVELGKVLGNGVHAAIDGEIPEDWDGSTAHLLKLLLK